From the genome of Vicia villosa cultivar HV-30 ecotype Madison, WI linkage group LG2, Vvil1.0, whole genome shotgun sequence, one region includes:
- the LOC131649048 gene encoding chalcone--flavanone isomerase 1B-2-like, giving the protein MVAASSITGVTVEHVEFPAVLTSPATAKTYFLGGAGVRGLYIDGEFVKFTTIGVYLEEEAVASLIPKWKGKTPDELFESLDFYRDIIKGSFEKLIRSIKLRTLSGPKYVSKVSENCIAHIKSDGLYGKKEEKAIQELKEAFKDQNFPPGTAAFYRQSPNGTLALSFSKNETIPEHEHTIIHNKPVSEAVLESMIGEIPVSPTLKESLATRLYEFMKNDKFKIGN; this is encoded by the exons ATGGTGGCGGCATCATCTATCACTGGAGTGACAGTGGAGCATGTTGAGTTCCCGGCAGTGTTGACATCTCCGGCCACCGCCAAGACTTATTTCCTCGGTGGCGCAG GAGTGAGAGGTTTATACATTGATGGAGAGTTTGTGAAGTTCACTACTATAGGAGTTTATTTGGAAGAGGAAGCTGTAGCATCACTCATTCCTAAGTGGAAGGGAAAGACTCCAGATGAACTCTTTGAATCTCTTGATTTCTATAGAGACATCATCAAAG GTTCCTTTGAGAAATTGATTCGAAGTATAAAGTTGAGAACTTTATCGGGTCCTAAATATGTGAGTAAAGTGTCAGAAAATTGCATAGCCCATATAAAATCTGATGGATTATAcggtaaaaaagaagaaaaagccattcAAGAATTAAAAGAAGCTTTCAAGGATCAAAACTTTCCACCAGGGACTGCTGCTTTTTACAGACAATCACCAAATGGAACATTAGCG CTTAGTTTCTCCAAGAATGAAACAATACCTGAACATGAGCATACAATTATTCACAATAAGCCGGTTTCGGAGGCGGTGTTAGAGTCTATGATCGGCGAAATTCCAGTTTCGCCGACCTTGAAAGAGAGTTTGGCTACAAGATTGTATGAGTTTATGAAGAATGACAAGTTCAAAATTGGAAACTAA